From Arcticibacter tournemirensis, one genomic window encodes:
- a CDS encoding tagaturonate reductase, giving the protein MQLSKKTFQGYREYPEKVLQFGEGNFLRCFVDWMFHELNKKADFNGSVVAVQPIDKGMVNLLNEQDGLYTLYLRGLKDGKPESTHETIDVISRGINPYEDFSGYLQTAENPDMRYIISNTTEAGIAYDENDVPTATPPNSYPAKLTVWLNHRYTTFAGDQSKGVHIIPCELIEKNADNLKRIILQLAAKWNLGEGFVNWLNTACTFSNTLVDRIVPGYPRERIAEITEELGYEDKQVVEGEHFHLWVIEAPEELQKELPFPSIGLDVLYVKDVTPYKSRKVRILNGAHTALVPVAYLYGIDTVRESVEHPVVGKFIKEAIFDEIIPTLDLPKAELEKFAGEVIERFSNPYIKHLLMSIALNSFPKFETRVLPSILEYKKRTGGIPQKLAFSLAATIAFYKGKRGEEAIALNDDAAVLVQLKGAWAKYDGDDESLEDVVREVLSFERNWKMDLNKVEGLTEAVTKHLINIEKNGMQKAIETV; this is encoded by the coding sequence ATGCAATTAAGTAAAAAAACGTTTCAGGGATACAGGGAGTATCCTGAAAAAGTACTTCAGTTTGGAGAAGGAAACTTCCTTCGTTGTTTTGTAGACTGGATGTTTCACGAGCTGAATAAAAAGGCTGATTTTAATGGTTCTGTGGTTGCTGTACAGCCGATTGATAAAGGAATGGTCAATTTGCTGAACGAGCAGGACGGCCTTTATACGCTTTATCTGAGAGGATTAAAAGATGGAAAGCCCGAGAGCACTCATGAAACGATTGATGTAATCAGCCGTGGAATAAACCCTTATGAGGACTTCAGCGGTTATCTTCAGACTGCTGAAAACCCTGATATGCGTTACATTATTTCGAATACGACAGAAGCGGGGATCGCGTATGATGAGAACGACGTACCTACAGCAACTCCACCGAATTCTTATCCCGCAAAGCTTACCGTTTGGTTGAACCACCGGTACACTACTTTCGCCGGCGATCAGTCTAAAGGCGTTCATATTATCCCATGTGAGCTGATAGAGAAGAATGCCGATAACCTGAAAAGGATCATTCTACAGCTTGCCGCAAAATGGAATCTTGGCGAGGGCTTCGTCAACTGGTTAAATACAGCCTGTACGTTCAGTAATACCTTAGTGGACCGCATTGTTCCTGGTTATCCGAGAGAGCGGATTGCGGAGATTACCGAAGAGTTAGGTTATGAAGATAAACAGGTAGTTGAGGGTGAGCACTTCCACCTGTGGGTGATTGAGGCGCCTGAAGAACTGCAAAAAGAGCTTCCTTTTCCTTCTATAGGCCTTGATGTGCTTTATGTTAAAGACGTTACTCCTTACAAGTCACGCAAGGTAAGGATCCTTAATGGTGCGCATACGGCTCTTGTGCCGGTAGCTTATCTGTACGGTATAGATACTGTTCGTGAGTCGGTAGAGCATCCGGTGGTAGGTAAATTTATCAAAGAGGCCATTTTTGATGAAATCATCCCAACGCTTGACCTACCAAAAGCCGAGCTTGAAAAATTTGCCGGTGAAGTGATTGAGCGCTTCAGCAATCCTTATATCAAGCATCTTTTAATGAGCATTGCTTTGAACTCATTTCCGAAGTTCGAAACGCGCGTGTTACCGTCTATTCTTGAGTATAAAAAGAGAACAGGAGGTATTCCTCAAAAGCTAGCTTTTTCGCTTGCTGCAACTATCGCATTCTATAAGGGTAAACGCGGAGAGGAAGCTATCGCCTTGAATGACGATGCCGCCGTTCTTGTTCAACTGAAAGGCGCATGGGCTAAATATGACGGCGACGATGAGTCTCTTGAAGATGTCGTAAGGGAAGTGCTGTCTTTTGAAAGGAACTGGAAAATGGACCTGAACAAGGTGGAAGGCCTTACTGAAGCTGTTACTAAACATCTGATCAATATTGAGAAGAATGGTATGCAGAAAGCGATAGAGACCGTTTAG
- a CDS encoding UxaA family hydrolase: MKEFIKIHSRDNVVIALKNFSAGDFIEVEGKRIVLLNDVERGHKIATADITSGEDVIKYGYPIGYATADIRMGEHVHVHNVRTKLQDVNDYSYNPHLHGELPHANRNLTFNGYRRANGDVGIRNEIWIVPTVGCVNGIAEQIIREFKAEENPTDIEGIEVFKHSYGCSQLGDDHVNTRQILGDIALHPNAGGVLILGLGCENNKIDEFEASLGDYDKSRIKFLSSQSTSDEVEDSKALLREIYEVVRKDKREPIPVSELRVGLKCGGSDGLSGITANPLVGYFSDFLISQGGTTILTEVPEMFGAETILMDRCVNEEVFEKTVHLINDFKQYFIDLKQPIYENPSPGNKAGGITTLEDKSLGCTQKGGIANVVDVLKYGERLKAKGLNLLSAPGNDLVATTALGASGCHIVLFTTGRGTPFGSFIPTLKIATNNELATKKPHWIDYNAGPLAEDKTFDAALEEFIDKIVRVASGEKAHHEKNGFREIAIFKTGVTL, from the coding sequence ATGAAAGAATTTATTAAGATACATTCACGGGATAACGTGGTGATTGCATTGAAGAATTTCAGTGCGGGCGATTTTATTGAAGTTGAAGGTAAGCGGATTGTTTTACTGAATGATGTGGAGCGGGGGCATAAAATCGCTACTGCAGATATTACTTCTGGCGAAGATGTGATTAAATATGGCTATCCCATTGGATATGCTACAGCCGACATCAGGATGGGCGAGCACGTGCATGTACACAATGTAAGAACGAAGCTTCAGGATGTAAACGATTATTCCTATAATCCCCATTTGCACGGAGAGCTGCCTCATGCGAACCGCAACCTGACTTTCAACGGATACAGAAGGGCAAATGGAGATGTGGGTATCCGTAACGAAATATGGATAGTTCCTACGGTAGGATGTGTGAATGGTATTGCCGAACAGATCATCCGTGAATTTAAAGCGGAAGAGAATCCAACGGACATAGAGGGAATAGAAGTATTTAAACATAGTTACGGTTGTTCGCAATTGGGCGATGATCATGTGAATACACGGCAAATCCTTGGGGATATAGCGCTGCATCCGAATGCAGGTGGCGTGCTTATTCTGGGCCTCGGATGTGAGAATAACAAGATTGACGAGTTCGAAGCCTCGTTAGGCGACTATGATAAAAGCCGCATCAAGTTCCTTTCAAGTCAGAGTACTTCAGATGAAGTAGAAGACTCGAAGGCTCTTCTAAGAGAAATATATGAGGTGGTTCGTAAAGATAAGCGGGAACCTATTCCTGTATCAGAGCTGAGGGTAGGTTTGAAATGCGGAGGTTCTGATGGACTTTCGGGGATTACAGCAAATCCGCTTGTAGGATATTTCTCAGATTTTCTGATCAGCCAGGGCGGTACTACTATTCTTACTGAAGTGCCTGAAATGTTCGGTGCCGAGACAATCCTTATGGATCGCTGTGTCAATGAAGAGGTGTTCGAAAAAACGGTTCATCTGATCAACGATTTCAAGCAATATTTTATCGATCTCAAACAGCCTATTTACGAGAACCCCTCTCCGGGTAACAAAGCCGGTGGTATAACCACCCTGGAGGATAAATCTCTTGGCTGTACACAGAAAGGTGGTATTGCAAATGTGGTAGACGTATTAAAATACGGTGAAAGGCTGAAGGCTAAAGGTTTGAACCTTTTGAGCGCCCCGGGCAATGATCTTGTAGCTACCACAGCTCTCGGAGCGTCGGGATGTCATATTGTACTGTTCACAACAGGTCGCGGAACACCGTTCGGCAGCTTTATACCTACGCTGAAAATTGCGACTAACAATGAACTTGCCACTAAAAAGCCTCATTGGATCGACTATAACGCAGGTCCTCTGGCTGAAGATAAGACCTTTGACGCTGCGTTAGAGGAATTTATTGATAAGATTGTGAGAGTGGCAAGCGGAGAGAAAGCGCACCATGAGAAAAATGGATTTCGCGAAATCGCCATTTTTAAAACAGGTGTTACCTTGTAA
- a CDS encoding YhcH/YjgK/YiaL family protein, translating into MIIDSLENADKYLSVHKHFAKAFEYLKNEDLQSLEVGKTVIEEGSLTSAVSAKEGAKVEDAKFEAHNNFIDIQVCISGKEKMGWSTRSVCTNPVAPYNPEKDVIFYNDKPGMYFELQPGQFAIFFPEDVHAPMIGEGVIKKLVIKVKI; encoded by the coding sequence ATGATTATAGATTCTTTAGAAAACGCCGACAAATACCTGAGCGTTCACAAACACTTTGCTAAAGCTTTTGAATATCTCAAAAACGAGGATTTACAGTCGCTCGAAGTTGGTAAAACTGTAATTGAAGAAGGATCGCTGACCTCCGCTGTTTCGGCGAAAGAAGGCGCGAAAGTTGAAGACGCTAAATTTGAAGCTCACAACAACTTTATCGACATCCAGGTATGTATCTCTGGAAAAGAAAAAATGGGATGGAGCACCCGCAGTGTGTGCACGAATCCTGTTGCTCCATATAACCCGGAAAAGGACGTTATTTTTTACAATGACAAACCAGGAATGTACTTCGAACTACAGCCCGGTCAGTTTGCTATCTTCTTTCCTGAAGATGTACATGCCCCAATGATCGGCGAAGGAGTTATTAAAAAGCTGGTTATTAAAGTGAAAATCTAG
- a CDS encoding sugar kinase gives MSKKVVTLGEIMMRLSTPGFERFVQSDSFDVTYGGGEANVAVAVTNYGLNGVFVTKVPDNALGQAAINHIRRYGVDTQHIARGGKRLGIYFLETGASMRASQVIYDRADASIADVDVSEFDFDKIFEGADWFHTTGITPALSDKAAALTEAALKAAKAKGITTSIDLNYRKKLWSKEKAREVMTKLCQYVDVCIGNEEDAETTLGFKSAGTDITKGELNLAGYKDVFQQMKEKFGFKYIASTLRESHSASDNGWSALVYDGNEFYHTKQYEVRIVDRVGSGDSFASGFIYGLVSGMPMGEAAEFGVGASALKHTIPGDLNHATLSEVQTLIKGDASGRVQR, from the coding sequence ATGTCTAAAAAAGTTGTAACACTGGGAGAAATTATGATGCGTTTATCAACTCCCGGATTTGAGCGGTTTGTACAGAGCGACAGCTTTGACGTAACTTATGGCGGCGGTGAAGCAAATGTTGCCGTAGCGGTAACTAATTATGGCTTAAACGGAGTATTCGTTACCAAAGTACCTGATAACGCCTTAGGCCAGGCTGCCATAAACCATATCAGAAGATATGGCGTAGATACTCAACATATTGCAAGAGGTGGAAAAAGATTAGGTATCTATTTTCTGGAAACAGGTGCTTCAATGCGTGCGTCTCAGGTAATTTACGACCGTGCCGACGCTTCTATCGCTGATGTAGACGTTTCTGAATTTGACTTTGATAAAATCTTCGAAGGTGCCGACTGGTTCCACACTACAGGAATCACCCCTGCACTAAGCGATAAAGCCGCTGCACTTACAGAGGCTGCCTTAAAAGCGGCTAAAGCAAAGGGCATTACAACCAGTATCGACCTTAACTATCGTAAAAAGTTGTGGAGCAAAGAGAAAGCAAGAGAAGTAATGACTAAACTTTGCCAATACGTTGATGTATGTATCGGCAACGAAGAAGATGCTGAAACTACTTTAGGATTCAAGAGCGCCGGAACAGATATTACAAAAGGTGAATTAAACCTCGCGGGATATAAAGATGTATTTCAGCAGATGAAAGAGAAGTTTGGATTTAAATACATTGCTTCTACTTTGCGTGAAAGCCATAGCGCTTCCGACAATGGATGGTCTGCACTGGTATACGACGGCAATGAATTCTATCATACAAAACAGTATGAAGTTCGTATAGTCGACCGTGTAGGTAGTGGCGACTCATTTGCAAGTGGATTTATCTACGGTCTGGTGAGCGGTATGCCGATGGGCGAGGCTGCTGAATTTGGTGTTGGAGCTTCCGCACTGAAACACACTATTCCTGGTGACCTGAATCATGCTACACTTTCTGAAGTTCAAACCCTTATCAAAGGTGATGCTTCCGGAAGAGTTCAAAGATAA
- a CDS encoding bifunctional 4-hydroxy-2-oxoglutarate aldolase/2-dehydro-3-deoxy-phosphogluconate aldolase — MDKKSELLKVIPEQGILPLYFNKDTQVSVDLLKALYSAGIRSVEYTNRGEAALTNFAAMKKVCDTELKGMYLGVGTIKDAAAAQAFIDAGADYIISPGLVEDAAEVADKNNMLWVPGCMTPTEIIRAEKLGAKFVKLFPGNILGPSFLSGIKELFPNLLFMPTGGVDLDRDNIAGWFKAGVCAVGMGSKLVSKDIMENKKYDELISLTKQAMEIVQSCKK; from the coding sequence ATGGATAAGAAATCAGAACTTTTAAAAGTAATACCTGAACAAGGTATATTGCCATTGTATTTTAACAAGGATACTCAGGTAAGTGTGGATTTGCTAAAAGCACTGTATAGTGCCGGCATCAGATCGGTTGAATATACAAACAGGGGAGAGGCAGCATTGACAAATTTTGCTGCTATGAAGAAGGTTTGTGATACTGAATTAAAAGGAATGTATCTTGGTGTCGGTACGATTAAAGACGCCGCAGCCGCTCAGGCTTTCATCGACGCAGGTGCAGATTATATCATCAGTCCCGGACTTGTTGAAGACGCCGCAGAAGTAGCCGATAAGAACAATATGCTTTGGGTACCAGGCTGCATGACTCCAACCGAGATCATCAGGGCCGAGAAGCTGGGTGCTAAGTTTGTAAAATTATTCCCTGGAAATATACTCGGGCCATCTTTCCTGTCTGGCATTAAAGAGCTTTTCCCGAATTTATTGTTTATGCCTACAGGAGGAGTTGATCTTGACAGAGACAATATTGCAGGGTGGTTTAAGGCTGGAGTTTGTGCAGTTGGAATGGGAAGTAAGCTGGTAAGTAAGGATATCATGGAAAATAAGAAGTATGATGAATTGATTTCCCTTACTAAACAGGCTATGGAAATAGTGCAGTCTTGCAAAAAATAA